The Paenibacillus dendritiformis region ATGGAGTTCCTTATGACCAAACTCCCATTGGGTCAGGAAAGCGTATATGCATGGAGTTCCTTATGACCACTCTCCCATTGGGTCAGGAAAGCGTATATGCATGGAGTTCCTTATGACCACTCTCCCATTGGGTCAGGAAAGCGTATATGCATGGAGTTCCTTATGACCACTCTCCCATCGAGTCAGGAAAGAGTATATGCCCGGAGCTTCTTATGATCAATCTCCCATCGGGTCAGGAAAGCGACTATGCCCGGAGTTCCTTATGACCAAACTCCCATTGGGTCAGGAAGGAGTATATGTGTGGGAGTTCCTTATGACCAATCTTCCATCGGGTCAGGAAACTGAATACGTCCGGGGTTCCTTATTAGCAATCTCCCCAGGGCTCAGGAAGTATCTGTATGAACCATTAAAAGCAGTATCCGAAGCGATCAGAACCAGCTCTTGCACGTATGACTTTGGTATATGGGTCATTTTCCCTTGCTTGCAGCATAGATAGTCAGGCTGTTGCCCAGTGGCCTAGGGTCATATCACAAACCTAACCAAAGCAGGTCGAACCTTACCCAATGGGAGAGTGATGCAAAGAGCAGAAACGGAAGGTAACCTGACTCAATGGGAGTGTGGTGCAAAGAGTAGAAACGGAGAGCGGACCTGCTTCAATAGGAGAGTAATTGCAAAGAGCAGAAATGGAGAGCGAACCTGACCCAATGGGAGAGTGATGCAAAGAGAAGAAACGGAGAGCGGACCTGACCCAATGGGAGAGTGGGGCAAAAGAGCTTTGATCCAATAGGTGACTGTTAAGCAATAAACTAAAACTGGGTGGAGGGCACTCCATCTGTGAATTCTGTAAACGATTGGCGGCTTTTCATCCACAGGAAAGCCGCTTTTTTGTAGCCTTTATCCGAAGTGGATAAAAAGGCGGGGTGTTTTTTATCGAGATGCCTCGATGTTATTCGTTTTTGAAGCGTTTACAATCAAGGTGCAAGCAAAAAACGACCTTATTTTATGCGAGTTCAAAAGGTCACACCTGCAGGGATTTCAAGTTGATCAGTGGGCGGTTTGAACAGCTAAGGTTGCGCCACGGATAAGCGGCACGCCGTTTATCCCGCTTGGATAATGCGCACATCTTACAGAAAGGACAGATATGGTCATGGATAATATCCAAACGGAAACGGTTCGTCTTGTCGAATGGCTGAGCGAGTTCGGTAAAGACCCGGCTGGAGGCGTATCGCGCCTGCTCTATTCCGAAGCGTGGACAGCTGCGCAAAAAGCTTTGGAGCAGTACATGCAAGCAGAAGGCTTCACCACGTATTACGATGAGGTCGGCAATTTGTTCGGGCGGTTGGAAGGAAGCCAGTTCCCGGATGAAACGATTATGAGCGGCTCTCATGTGGACACCGTTCTGAACGGTGGTAAGTATGACGGGCAATATGGCATTCTCGCCGCTTTGATGGCGATTAAGACTTTGAAGGAAACGTATGGCCAGCCGCTGCGCACGCTGGAGGTGGTCTCGTTCGCGGAAGAAGAGGGCAGCCGCTTCCCGTATACGTTCTGGGGCAGCAAAAATGTGGTGGGTATCGCTAAAAAGGAGGACGTGCAGGACATCGCCGACTTCAAAGGCGTGCGCTTCACGGAAGCGATGGAGCAAGCGGGCTTCGGCTTCCGCAAGGAGCCGGTGAAGCCGCGCACCGATATTCAAGCGTTTGTCGAGCTGCACATTGAGCAGGGCAACGTATTGGAACGCGAAGGCCTGTCCGTTGGCGTCGTTCACAGCATCGTCGGCCAGCGGCGCTTCACCGTCGAGATTGCGGGAGAGGCCAATCATGCCGGCACGACGCCGATGGGTTACCGCAAAGATGCGGTTCACGCAGCAGGCCGGATGATTCAGCAAATTCTGGATCTGGCGCAAGCGAATGGCGATCCGCTCGTAACAACGGTCGGCAAGATCGAGGTGACGCCGAATGTGGTCAATGTCGTGCCGGGCAAGGCGCTGTTCACGCTCGATATCCGCCATACGGACAAAGCGGAGCTGATCCGGTTCACGGATGAAGTGACGGAGCTGATGGAGCGCACTGCTGAAGCAATCGGCGTGGAATTGAAGGTAGATATGTGGATGGATGAGGATCCTGTCCCTATGGACCAACGGATTCTCGACGTACTAGAACGGCAGTGCCGGACGAATAACATTCCGTTCAAGCTGATGCACAGCGGAGCGGGTCACGATTCTCAGATTATGGCGAAATTTGTGCCTACGGCCATGCTGTTCGTTCCAAGCCGCAATGGAATTAGCCACAATCCGGCAGAGTATACGAGTCCGGAGCATCTGGCAGACGGGGTTCGCGCTTTGACCTACGCGCTGCACGAGTTGGCGTACCAAGCATGATAGGCATTAAACAAAGGACAAGCAGGCAGGCACAAATTGATTTGCGCTGAGGAGAGTGAGAATTATGAGGGACGTCAGCCAACAGGGTAAGTGGGAATATTGGAAAAAAGTCATCGTCATGCTTTGTCTCGGATGGACGGTCATTTGGATCTACCGCACCATCTTGAATCCGATTCTTCCCGAAATTCAACAAGATTTAAATGTAACGTCAGATGCAAGCATGGGCCTCATCTTCAGTGTATTTTTCTTCGCCTATACGATGATGCAAATTCCGTCAGGATTGTTGGCAGATAAGTTTGGACGGAAGACGATTATCATTCCGGGATTTATTTTGTTCACCTTGGGGGCAATTCTTGTCGGGTTCTCGACCTCACTCATGTTCATCCTGGTCGCGAGCTTCATTACCGGGTTGGGGCAAGGTACTTATTATGGTCCGGCCTATTCCATCTCATCGGAGACGATTCCGAAGGAGAAGCGGGGCATTTCCACGGCGATCATTAACAGCGGCTCCGCTATCGGTATGGCCATCGGCCTTATTGGATCGAGCTTCCTGGTGAAGGATGCCGGCTGGGATTGGCGGGTGCTGCTCTTTATTACGGCAGGTTTGGCCTTCAGCTTAATGCTGGTTTTTGCCAAAAATATCAAGAAGAACACGCCGCAGTCCAAAATGGCTGGGGGGACTTCGGACGCGGAGAACCAAGACAAGGCGACATTTAAACGGCTGTTAGCCAATCCGAAGATGGTTGCCTCCTATGTGCTGTATTTTGCGACTTGTTATGGATATTACATGATCGTGACCTGGCTCCCGTCGTATTTGCAGGATGAGCGGGGCTTCGAAGGGACAGCGATCGGCTTCGCGGCCGCTCTGGTTGCGTTCAGCGCAGTGCCTGGCGCCTTGCTGTTCAGCCGGATGTCGGACAAGTTCATGCACAAGAAGGTTACATTTATCATCATTTTGGAGCTGTTGGCCGCGGTGATGCTGTACTTGACCGTCTCGGTCCAGACGACCACTTTGCTTATAGTCTGCCTTATCTTGTACGGCTTCCTCGGCAAGCTGGCCGTCGAGCCGATCTTAATCTCGTATGTGGCGGATATCGCGCCGAAGCAAGGAGTCGGGTCTACGTTCGGAATTTTCAACTTTTTCGGCATGATGTCATCGGTCGTAGCTCCGTTCGTTACCGGTCTGATTTCCGACGCGACGGGCAGTAAAGTATTGGGCTTCTATCTGGCGACGATCATTATCTTGGTCGGGTCGGCCGTGATGCTGGCGGCTAATATGAAGAAGACGCCACGGACATCTTAATTAGTAGAAGGAGAGTGTGCAATATGGGTTATCCAAAAGATTTGTTGTCGAGCCGTTCCATCATCAAGCGCGGCAATTTTGCCTTGATCCCGCCGGAGGGCCTGGTCAAAAATACGGTGCCTGGCTTTGAGCAATGCGATATCACGATTCTGGCATCTCCGCGGCTTGGCGCCAAATTCGTCGATTACGTCGTGACGATGCACGAGGGCGGGAAGAACGCCCGGGGCTTCGGCGAAGCCGGCGTGGAAACGTTCGTGTACTGCATGGAAGGACGGGTGAAGGCTTCTGCGGATGAGCAGTCGTTCTCGCTGCAGGAAGGCGGTTACCTGTATTGCCCTCCGGGCGTGAAGCTGTACTTGGAGAACGAGCAGGCAGAAGATACTCGCTTGTTCCTGTACAAGCAGAAATATACGCCGCTCGAGGGAGGCGCCCTTCCATGGGTCGTGTCGGGGAATGTGCATGAGCTGGAAGCGGTGGATTACGACGACATGGCGAACGTCAAGCTGAAGGATTTGCTGCCGACCGACCTTGCCTTCGATATGAATTTTCATATTTTGTCGTTCGAGCCGGGCGGCTGCCATCCGTTTGTAGAGACGCATTATCAGGAGCATGGGGCGATTATGCTGTCCGGCGAAGGCGTCTACAATCTGGACAATGAATGGATTCCGATCAAAAAAGGAGACTACCTCTATATGGGGCCATACGTGCCGCAAGCGACCTATGCAGTGGGTAGAGAACCGTTCGCCTACTTGTATTCCAAGGATTGCAACCGGGACGCCACCCTGTAGGAGACGCAGGGCTACCGCAACCTCCCAATGGGAGAAGCGGGCCGTCAGACACCGCCTTCCCTGCTGCGGGCCGGGGCTTGCTCCGCCCGGCAGCGGGGGAAGGCGGAATACTTGCCAGAGAGGGAATGGACATGAGAGTAAGCAAACAGAAATTGCATGAGCTAATCCGGACAAAATTATCCCGGGCCGGACTATCGGCCGCGCATGCGGATGTAGTGGCGGAAGTGCTCGTTCATGCCGATGTCCGCGGGGTTCACTCGCATGGCGCCATGCGGGTCGAATATTATGCGGAGCGGATTGCCAAAGGCGGCACGAACGTGAATCCCCAATTCGAATTCAAGAAGACGGGGACATGCTCCGCCGTGTTCGACGGGGATAACGGAGCGGGACATGTGGCGGCCAAGCAGGCAATGGCAGAGGCCGTCAATATCGCGAAGGAGCATGGCGTCGCGGTCGTCGGGGTACGGCGAATCGGACATAGCGGCTCCCTGTCCTATTATGTGCAGCAAGCGGCGCGGGAAGGGCTGATCGGCATTTCGGTCTGCCAATCCGATCCGATGGTGGTGCCTTTCGGCGGGGCCGAGCCTTATTATGGCACGAACCCGATTGCTTTTGCCGCACCAGGCGAAGGGAACGAACTCATGACCTTCGATATGGCAACGACTGTCCAGGCTTGGGGAAAAATTTTGCATGCCCGTTCGAAGCATGAGTCGATTCCGGAAACATGGGCTGTCGATGAACGGGGTGTGCCGACGACCGACCCGTTCCAGGTGAATGCGCTGCTTCCGATTGCCGGACCGAAAGGGTACGGCTTGATGATGATGGTCGATGTGCTGTCCGGCATTTTGCTCGGACTGCCGTTCGGGAATCAGGTCAGCTCCATGTATCATGACTTGACCGAAGGCCGGAACCTGGGCCAGCTTCATATCGTGCTGGATCCGTCCTTCTTTACTGATTTGGAGACGTTCCGGCGCAATATTTCGAAGACGATGAGCGATCTGAACGGCATCAAGCCGGCGCCTGGCTTCGAGCGCGTGCTGTATCCGGGCCAGAATTATGACCTGATTGAACAGGAGAATGAAGCGAACGGCATCGAGATTGTGGATGAGGTGTATGACTATCTCGTCTCTGATGTGATTCATAACAATGCGTACGACCATAAAGATCCGTTTGCCAAGTGACTTTTTTCGCTGAGTAGGGGATCCAACCACTCCAGAGGGAAATCGTCCATACCGAACGGACAACCAGAGGTGAACTAGAATGCTGCATACGATCATTAAAAAAAATTCGTATCAAGATTCCGTCAATTTAATGCTTCTCACGAATCATATTTCTGCGCTGGAAGGCGTCAAGCAAGCATCGATCATGATGGGAACGCCGGCCAACAAGGACATTATGAACAATTCCGGCTTATACACGGATGAACTCGAGCAAGCCGGGGCCAATGACATGTGCATCGTCATCGATGCCGAGGAGCAGAGCAATCTGGATGACATTCTC contains the following coding sequences:
- the allE gene encoding (S)-ureidoglycine aminohydrolase; translated protein: MGYPKDLLSSRSIIKRGNFALIPPEGLVKNTVPGFEQCDITILASPRLGAKFVDYVVTMHEGGKNARGFGEAGVETFVYCMEGRVKASADEQSFSLQEGGYLYCPPGVKLYLENEQAEDTRLFLYKQKYTPLEGGALPWVVSGNVHELEAVDYDDMANVKLKDLLPTDLAFDMNFHILSFEPGGCHPFVETHYQEHGAIMLSGEGVYNLDNEWIPIKKGDYLYMGPYVPQATYAVGREPFAYLYSKDCNRDATL
- a CDS encoding MFS transporter, with amino-acid sequence MRDVSQQGKWEYWKKVIVMLCLGWTVIWIYRTILNPILPEIQQDLNVTSDASMGLIFSVFFFAYTMMQIPSGLLADKFGRKTIIIPGFILFTLGAILVGFSTSLMFILVASFITGLGQGTYYGPAYSISSETIPKEKRGISTAIINSGSAIGMAIGLIGSSFLVKDAGWDWRVLLFITAGLAFSLMLVFAKNIKKNTPQSKMAGGTSDAENQDKATFKRLLANPKMVASYVLYFATCYGYYMIVTWLPSYLQDERGFEGTAIGFAAALVAFSAVPGALLFSRMSDKFMHKKVTFIIILELLAAVMLYLTVSVQTTTLLIVCLILYGFLGKLAVEPILISYVADIAPKQGVGSTFGIFNFFGMMSSVVAPFVTGLISDATGSKVLGFYLATIIILVGSAVMLAANMKKTPRTS
- the allC gene encoding allantoate deiminase — translated: MDNIQTETVRLVEWLSEFGKDPAGGVSRLLYSEAWTAAQKALEQYMQAEGFTTYYDEVGNLFGRLEGSQFPDETIMSGSHVDTVLNGGKYDGQYGILAALMAIKTLKETYGQPLRTLEVVSFAEEEGSRFPYTFWGSKNVVGIAKKEDVQDIADFKGVRFTEAMEQAGFGFRKEPVKPRTDIQAFVELHIEQGNVLEREGLSVGVVHSIVGQRRFTVEIAGEANHAGTTPMGYRKDAVHAAGRMIQQILDLAQANGDPLVTTVGKIEVTPNVVNVVPGKALFTLDIRHTDKAELIRFTDEVTELMERTAEAIGVELKVDMWMDEDPVPMDQRILDVLERQCRTNNIPFKLMHSGAGHDSQIMAKFVPTAMLFVPSRNGISHNPAEYTSPEHLADGVRALTYALHELAYQA
- the allD gene encoding ureidoglycolate dehydrogenase — protein: MRVSKQKLHELIRTKLSRAGLSAAHADVVAEVLVHADVRGVHSHGAMRVEYYAERIAKGGTNVNPQFEFKKTGTCSAVFDGDNGAGHVAAKQAMAEAVNIAKEHGVAVVGVRRIGHSGSLSYYVQQAAREGLIGISVCQSDPMVVPFGGAEPYYGTNPIAFAAPGEGNELMTFDMATTVQAWGKILHARSKHESIPETWAVDERGVPTTDPFQVNALLPIAGPKGYGLMMMVDVLSGILLGLPFGNQVSSMYHDLTEGRNLGQLHIVLDPSFFTDLETFRRNISKTMSDLNGIKPAPGFERVLYPGQNYDLIEQENEANGIEIVDEVYDYLVSDVIHNNAYDHKDPFAK